ACATCGGCGAGCAGGAGCGCATGCCGATCCACCGCAAGGCGCCTACCTACGCGGAGCAGTCCGCTTCCAACGAGCTGCTGGAGACCGGCATCAAGGTCATCGATCTGGTCTGCCCGTTCGCCAAGGGCGGCAAGGTCGGCCTGTTCGGCGGCGCCGGCGTGGGCAAGACCGTCAACATGATGGAGCTGATCCGCAACATCGCCACCGAGCACAGCGGCTACTCGGTGTTTGCGGGCGTGGGCGAGCGCACCCGTGAGGGTAACGACTTCTACCACGAAATGACCGAATCCAACGTTATCGACAAGGTATCGCTGGTTTATGGTCAGATGAACGAGCCGCCCGGCAACCGCCTGCGCGTGGCCCTGACCGGCCTGACCATCGCCGAGAAGTTCCGCGATGAAGGCCGTGACGTGCTGCTGTTCGTCGACAACATCTACCGCTACACCCTGGCCGGTACCGAGGTGTCCGCACTGCTGGGCCGCATGCCCTCCGCTGTGGGCTACCAGCCGACCCTGGCCGAGGAGATGGGTGTGCTCCAGGAGCGCATCACCTCCACCAAGACCGGCTCGATCACCTCTGTGCAGGCCGTCTACGTGCCCGCGGATGACCTGACCGACCCGTCCCCGGCGACCACCTTCTCGCACCTGGACGCCACCGTGGTACTGGCGCGTTCCATCGCCGAGCTGGGTATCTATCCGGCCATCGACCCGCTGGACTCCACCTCGCGCCAGCTGGACCCGCTGGTGGTCGGTGAGGAGCACTACGACACCGCCCGCGGCGTGCAGAACGTGCTGCAGCGCTACAAGGAGCTCAAGGACATCATCGCGATTCTGGGCATGGACGAGCTGTCCGACGAGGACAAGCTGGCCGTGTCGCGGGCGCGTAAGATCCAGCGCTTCCTGTCGCAGCCGTTCTTCGTGGCCGAGGTGTTCACCGGGTCGCCCGGCAAGTACGTGTCCCTCAAGGACACCATCCGTGGCTTCCAGGGCATTCTCAACGGCGAGTACGATGAGCTGCCAGAGCAGGCCTTCTACATGGTGGGCACCATCGACGAGGCCGTCGAGAAAGCCAACCAGATGAAGTAATCCCGTCCATCAGGGGGATTCGCTATGGCGAACAGCTTCACTTGCAACATCGTCAGCGCCGAAGCGGCCATCTTCTCGGGCGAGATCGAGCAGCTGGTAGCCTCGGGGCTCATGGGGGATATCGGCATCCTCGCAGGCCACCGTCCGCTGCTCACCGAGCTCAAGCCGGGTCCGATTCGCGTCATCCACGAGGGTGGCGCGGAGGAGAACTTCTACGTCTCCGGCGGCTTCCTCGAGGTGCAGCCGAAGGTCGTGACGATTCTCGCCGATGCGGCATCCCGTGCCGGTGACCTCGACGAGGCCTCCGCCGAGGAGGCCCGCCAGCATGCGCTGAAGGCGTTCAACGACAAGTCGGCGGAGCTGGATTACACCCGCGCCGCCGCCGAGCTCGCCGAGGCCGTGGCTCAGCTGCGTACCATCCAGCAGCTGCGCAAGAAGGCCGGCAAGGGCTGATTCGGCCCGGGCCGTGACGGCGCGCCCCCCGATCCCGTGAAATAGCGGGTTCGGGGGGCGTTTTCGTCTCTGCTATCATGGGCGCCGGCCCCGCGCCGCTGGTTCCGCTCACCCATCTCTGCGCCCCCGGCGTCAGGAGGATGCCATGTCACTGAACGAGACCCTGCAGGAACAGAAGGAGGCGCTGGTCGCGGCCCAGGCCGAGGAGGACCGCGAGCGCCTCGACGAGATGCTGTCGGAGCTGCGTTCCGCGGACATCGCCGAGATCCTCGAGGAAGTCCTCGAGGAGGATGACGATCTGCCGGTCGCCATGGGCCTGCTCGAGGCCCTGCCGCTGGAGCGGCGGGCCAACGTGTTGGGCTACCTGCCCGGCGAGGAGCAGGTCGAGATCACCTCGACCATGTCCGACGAAACGCTGCTCTCGGTGCTCGAGGAGATGGGCTCGGACGAGCGCGCCGACCTCTTCAACCTGCTCGACGAGGATCGCCGCGAGGGGCTGCTGCGGCGCATGGCGCGCCAGGAGCGCGAGGACCTCAAGCGCCTGGCCAGCTACGAGGAGGGCACCGCCGGGGCGATCATGACCTCGGACTACGTGGCCATCCCCACCGGCATGACCGTCTCCCAGGCGATGATGCGGGTGCGTCAGACCGCCCCCGACGCCGAGACCGTCTACCAGCTCTATATCATCGACCCCGACGGCAAGCTGGCCGGCACCCTGTCGCTGCGCCAGCTGATGGTGGCGCGCCCGGGAGCCCAGGTCGACGACATCATGATCAAGGACGTGATCAGCATTCCGGTGGACGAGGCCCAGGAGGAGGTCGCCCGGGTCGTGGCCCGCTACGACCTGCTGGCGCTGCCGGTGCTCGATGCCGACGAGCGCCTGGTGGGCATCGTCACCCACGATGATGCCATGGACGTGGCCGAATCCGAGGCCACCGAGGACTTCCACAAGGGGATGTCCATCGGTGCCCTGGAGGACGGCGTCAGCCGGGTGCCGCTGTGGAGCCTCTACCGCAAGCGGGTGACCTGGCTGGTGCTGCTGGTCTTCGCCAACCTCTTCTCCGGCGCCGGCATCGCCTACTTCGAGGACACCATCGCCGCCCAGGTGGCGCTGGTCTTCTTCCTGCCGCTGCTGATCGGCAGCGGCGGCAACGCCGGGGCCCAGGCTGCCACCCTGATGGTGCGCGGCATGGCCACCGGCGACGTCGGGGTCAAGGACTGGAGCACCCTGCTCGGTCGCGAACTGCTGGTGGCCGGCTCCCTGGGCCTGACCATGGCCCTGGCGGTAGCGCCCATCGGGGTGATGCGCGGCGGCGAGGCGGTGGCCATGGTGGTGGCCATGAGCATGGTGACCATCGTGCTGTTCGGCAGCCTGCTCGGCATGTGCCTGCCCTTCGTGCTCAACCGGCTGGGCTGGGACCCGGCCACCGCCTCGGCGCCGCTGGTGACCACCCTGATCGACGCCTCGGGGGTGGTGATCTACTTCAGCATCGCCACCGCCATCCTGTCCGGGGTCTAGCATGGAGTGGCTGCAGGTCTTCGTGCTTTCCATCGTGCAGGGGCTCACCGAGTTCCTGCCGATCTCCAGCTCCGCCCATCTGATCCTGGTGCCGGTGCTCACCGACTGGGAGGATCAGGGCCTCGCCTTCGACGTCGCCCTGCATATCGGCAGCCTGGCGGCGGTGGTGCTCTACTTCCGCCATGAGCTTGCGCGCATGGCCGGCAGCTGGGTCGGTTCGCTGCGCGGCGGCGGCATGGACCAGGATGCTCGGCTCGCCTGGTGGGTGCTGCTGGCCACCGTGCCGGTCTGCCTGATCGGCTTCACCTCCCGCGATGCCATCGAGCTGGGCATGCGTTCGCCGCTGATCATCGGCGCGAGCCTGATCGGCTTCGGCCTGGTGCTGGGCTATGCCGACTGGCGCCGCCGCCGCGGCGGGCGCAGCGAGTACCAGCTGGGCCTCAGGGACGTGCTCTTCATCGGTGGCGCTCAGGCCCTGGCGCTGATTCCTGGCACCTCGCGCTCCGGCATCACCATCACCGCGGCGCTGCTGCTCGGCATGAGCCGGGAGGGCGCGGCACGCTTCTCCTTCCTGCTGTCGATCCCGGTGATCGTGCTGGCCGGTGGCCTGGAGATCGTCGGCCTGGTGCGGGAGTCCCATGCGGTGGACTGGCCGGCGGTGACGGTGGGGGCCATCCTCTCCGGCATCAGCGCCTACCTCTGCATCCACTATTTCCTGGTCTTCATCAAGCGCGTCGGCATGCAGCCCTTCGTGGTCTATCGGCTGCTGCTCGGCGGCTGGCTGCTGTGGCTGTTCTGGTAGTGGCCGACCCTCATCCGTCACGGGAGTGCCTGTCATCATGAAGTTCCTGCGTCTCCATTTCCCGCTGCTGCTCCTCGCCGGGCTGCTGCTGCTGGCCGGCTGCTCGGAGCGCGACCGTCCCCTCGACTCGCCGGTGCGCTTCGAGGGGGGGATCTTCGGCAGCTTCTATCAGGTGACCATCGCCGACTCGCTGACCCAGGGCCAGGCCCAGGCGCTGGAGGAGGGCATCCTCGAGACGCTCGAGGCGGTGGATGTCGGCATGTCGATCTACATCGAGGACTCGGAGCTCATGGCCTTCAACCAGTCGCCCCTCGGTGAGTGGCAGCCGCTCTCCGACGAGCTGGTCGAGGTGCTGGCGATCAGCCAGGCGGTGGCCGAGAAGAGCGACGGCGCCTTCGACGTCACCCTGGGGGGGCTGGTCAACCTGTGGAGCTTCGGCGGCGAGGCGCGTCCCCGCGAGGTGCCGGACGAGGCGGCGCTGGCCGAGCGCCTCGAGGTGGTCGGTTTCGATGCGCTGGAACTCGACCCGGCGGGGCTGCAGGCGCGGCGCACCCGGGACGTCTTCGTCGACCTGGGCGGTGTGGCCAAGGGCCATGCGGTGGACCGGGTCGCGGCCTACCTCGACCGTGAGGGCATCGAGCACTATCTGGTCAACCTGGGGGGCGACCTGATCGCCCGGGGCTATCGCAATGCCGGCGGCGGGGACGACGGCGAGGCCGAGTCCTGGCGCATCGGCGTGGAGGCGCCGCTGGAAGACCGTCAGGAGGCGCAGTACGTGCTGCCCATCGGCGATGTCTCCCTGGCCACCTCCGGCGACTACCGCAACTACTTCGAGGAGGGGGGGCAGCGCTTCTCCCACACCCTGGACCCGCGCAGCGGCCGGCCCATCGACCATCGCCTGGCCTCGGTGAGCGTGCTGCACCCCTCCAACGCCTGGGCCGACGCCTGGGCCACGGCGCTGATGGTGCTGGGGGACGAGGCGGGCATGGCCCTGGCCGTCGCCCAGGACCTCAAGGTGTTGATGATCGTACGCGTGGACGAGGGCTGGGAGAGCCTCGTCAGCCCCGCCTTCGTGGCATACTTCGGCGATGAGCTGGTCGAGGAGCTCGGCCTGGTGGCGGTAGCCGAGCCGGGCGAGCTCGAGACCGAGCCCGCCCCGAACGAATGAACGACAGGAGTCATTGATGACGCTGGATGTGGTGATACTCGCGGCCGGGCAGGGAACCCGGATGCGCTCGACCCTGCCCAAGGTGCTGCACCGCCTGGCCGGCAAGCCCATGGTGCGCCATGTGATCGACACCGCGGCAGGGCTCGCTGCCGAGCGTACCCACGTGGTGGTGGGGCACGGCGCCGAGAAGGTGCGCGAGGCCCTGGCCGACTGCGAGGTGCACTTCGCGCTGCAGGCCGAACAGAAGGGCACCGGCCATGCCGTGGCCCAGGCCCTGGAGGGCCTCGGCGAGGGCAAGGTGCTGGTGCTCTATGGCGACGTGCCGCTGATCCGTCGCGAGACCCTGGCGGGGCTGCTGGACGGCGTCGATGACGACCACCTCGGCCTGCTCACCGTGACCCTGGCGGACCCCACCGGCTACGGGCGCATCCTGCGCAATGCCGAGGGCGAGGCGGTGGCCATCGTCGAGCACAAGGACGCCTCCCAGACGGAGCTTGCCATCGCCGAGTGCAACACCGGCATCATGGCGATGACCGCCGCCCAGCTGCGCCGCTGGCTGCCGCGGCTCTCCGCCGACAACGCCCAGGGCGAGTACTACCTCACCGACATCATCGCCATGGCGGCCGCCGAGGGGGTCAGGATCGTCACCGCCCAGCCGGCCGACCCGCTGGAGGTGGAGGGGGTCAACAACCGGCTGCAGATGGCACGCCTGGAGCGCGCCCACCAGCTGGCCACGGCCGAGCGGCTGATGGCCGACGGGGTGGCGCTGATCGACCCGGCGAGGATCGACATCCGCGGCGCCCTCACCTGCGGCCACGACGTGGAGATCGATGTGGGCTGCGTCTTCGAGGGAAACGTGGAGCTCGGCGAGGGGGTGCGCATCGGCCCCCACTGCGTGATCCGCGACAGCCATATCGGCGCCGAGACGGTGATCGAGCCTCACAGCGTCATCGAGGGCACGGTGATCGCCGGTCGCGGTCGCGTCGGTCCCTTCGCCCGGCTGCGCCCCGGCACCCGCCTGGCGGTGGGCGCCAAGGTGGGCAACTTCGTCGAGACCAAGAACGCCGAGGTGGGTGAGGGCAGCAAGATCAACCACCTGAGCTACGTGGGCGACGCCCGGCTGGGCCGCGACGTCAACGTCGGCGCCGGCACCATCACCTGCAACTATGACGGCGCCCACAAGCATCGCACCGAGATCGGCGATGGCGCCTTCATCGGCTCCAACACGGCGCTGGTGGCCCCGGTGAGCGTGGGCAGCAACGCCACCGTGGGCGCCGGTTCCACCATCAGCAAGGACGTGGCGGACAACGCCCTGGCCGTTTCCCGCGGCCGTCAGATCAGCAAGGCCGACTGGCCGCGCCCCAGCAAGGACAGGTAAGGAGAGTCACCATGTGTGGAATCGTCGGGGCCGTTGCCGAGCGTAACGTGGAAGGCATTCTTCTCGAGGGGCTGAAGCGCCTCGAGTACCGCGGCTATGACTCCGCCGGCATGGCGGTGCTCTCGCCGGAGGGCACGCTGTCGCGCCGCCGGGCGGTGGGCAAGGTGGCGGCCCTGGCCGAGCGCCTGGCGGCGGAGCCGTTGCCGGGGCGCTGCGGCATTGCCCATACCCGCTGGGCCACCCACGGCCGGCCCAGCGAGGCCAATGCCCACCCCCACCAGTCCGGCGAGCGCCTGGCGGTGGTGCACAACGGCATCATCGAGAACCACGAGGCCCTGCGC
The Halomonas alkalicola DNA segment above includes these coding regions:
- a CDS encoding F0F1 ATP synthase subunit epsilon, with the translated sequence MANSFTCNIVSAEAAIFSGEIEQLVASGLMGDIGILAGHRPLLTELKPGPIRVIHEGGAEENFYVSGGFLEVQPKVVTILADAASRAGDLDEASAEEARQHALKAFNDKSAELDYTRAAAELAEAVAQLRTIQQLRKKAGKG
- a CDS encoding undecaprenyl-diphosphate phosphatase; translated protein: MEWLQVFVLSIVQGLTEFLPISSSAHLILVPVLTDWEDQGLAFDVALHIGSLAAVVLYFRHELARMAGSWVGSLRGGGMDQDARLAWWVLLATVPVCLIGFTSRDAIELGMRSPLIIGASLIGFGLVLGYADWRRRRGGRSEYQLGLRDVLFIGGAQALALIPGTSRSGITITAALLLGMSREGAARFSFLLSIPVIVLAGGLEIVGLVRESHAVDWPAVTVGAILSGISAYLCIHYFLVFIKRVGMQPFVVYRLLLGGWLLWLFW
- a CDS encoding FAD:protein FMN transferase: MKFLRLHFPLLLLAGLLLLAGCSERDRPLDSPVRFEGGIFGSFYQVTIADSLTQGQAQALEEGILETLEAVDVGMSIYIEDSELMAFNQSPLGEWQPLSDELVEVLAISQAVAEKSDGAFDVTLGGLVNLWSFGGEARPREVPDEAALAERLEVVGFDALELDPAGLQARRTRDVFVDLGGVAKGHAVDRVAAYLDREGIEHYLVNLGGDLIARGYRNAGGGDDGEAESWRIGVEAPLEDRQEAQYVLPIGDVSLATSGDYRNYFEEGGQRFSHTLDPRSGRPIDHRLASVSVLHPSNAWADAWATALMVLGDEAGMALAVAQDLKVLMIVRVDEGWESLVSPAFVAYFGDELVEELGLVAVAEPGELETEPAPNE
- the atpD gene encoding F0F1 ATP synthase subunit beta; the protein is MSGRIVQIIGAVIDVEFPRDDVPKVYDALNVSNSETVLEVQQQLGDGVVRTIAMGSTEGLKRGMETVNTGAAISVPVGKETLGRIMDVLGRPIDEAGDIGEQERMPIHRKAPTYAEQSASNELLETGIKVIDLVCPFAKGGKVGLFGGAGVGKTVNMMELIRNIATEHSGYSVFAGVGERTREGNDFYHEMTESNVIDKVSLVYGQMNEPPGNRLRVALTGLTIAEKFRDEGRDVLLFVDNIYRYTLAGTEVSALLGRMPSAVGYQPTLAEEMGVLQERITSTKTGSITSVQAVYVPADDLTDPSPATTFSHLDATVVLARSIAELGIYPAIDPLDSTSRQLDPLVVGEEHYDTARGVQNVLQRYKELKDIIAILGMDELSDEDKLAVSRARKIQRFLSQPFFVAEVFTGSPGKYVSLKDTIRGFQGILNGEYDELPEQAFYMVGTIDEAVEKANQMK
- the mgtE gene encoding magnesium transporter encodes the protein MSLNETLQEQKEALVAAQAEEDRERLDEMLSELRSADIAEILEEVLEEDDDLPVAMGLLEALPLERRANVLGYLPGEEQVEITSTMSDETLLSVLEEMGSDERADLFNLLDEDRREGLLRRMARQEREDLKRLASYEEGTAGAIMTSDYVAIPTGMTVSQAMMRVRQTAPDAETVYQLYIIDPDGKLAGTLSLRQLMVARPGAQVDDIMIKDVISIPVDEAQEEVARVVARYDLLALPVLDADERLVGIVTHDDAMDVAESEATEDFHKGMSIGALEDGVSRVPLWSLYRKRVTWLVLLVFANLFSGAGIAYFEDTIAAQVALVFFLPLLIGSGGNAGAQAATLMVRGMATGDVGVKDWSTLLGRELLVAGSLGLTMALAVAPIGVMRGGEAVAMVVAMSMVTIVLFGSLLGMCLPFVLNRLGWDPATASAPLVTTLIDASGVVIYFSIATAILSGV
- the glmU gene encoding bifunctional UDP-N-acetylglucosamine diphosphorylase/glucosamine-1-phosphate N-acetyltransferase GlmU, giving the protein MTLDVVILAAGQGTRMRSTLPKVLHRLAGKPMVRHVIDTAAGLAAERTHVVVGHGAEKVREALADCEVHFALQAEQKGTGHAVAQALEGLGEGKVLVLYGDVPLIRRETLAGLLDGVDDDHLGLLTVTLADPTGYGRILRNAEGEAVAIVEHKDASQTELAIAECNTGIMAMTAAQLRRWLPRLSADNAQGEYYLTDIIAMAAAEGVRIVTAQPADPLEVEGVNNRLQMARLERAHQLATAERLMADGVALIDPARIDIRGALTCGHDVEIDVGCVFEGNVELGEGVRIGPHCVIRDSHIGAETVIEPHSVIEGTVIAGRGRVGPFARLRPGTRLAVGAKVGNFVETKNAEVGEGSKINHLSYVGDARLGRDVNVGAGTITCNYDGAHKHRTEIGDGAFIGSNTALVAPVSVGSNATVGAGSTISKDVADNALAVSRGRQISKADWPRPSKDR